In Pseudomonadota bacterium, a genomic segment contains:
- a CDS encoding response regulator has product MNVLVVDDFATMRKIIKNVLRQIGIESVIEAENGKMALDVLKKEAIDLIISDWIMPEMTGIDFLKACKSNDEIKNIPFLMVTAEAQKGCIMEAIKSGVDNYIVKPFTPDKLQAAIEKAKARIGK; this is encoded by the coding sequence ATGAATGTCCTTGTGGTTGATGACTTTGCAACAATGAGGAAAATAATCAAGAACGTTTTAAGACAAATAGGGATCGAAAGTGTAATTGAAGCTGAGAACGGGAAAATGGCCCTTGATGTGTTAAAAAAGGAAGCGATAGACTTAATTATTAGCGACTGGATCATGCCGGAAATGACCGGAATAGATTTTTTGAAGGCATGTAAAAGCAATGATGAGATTAAAAATATTCCCTTCCTTATGGTCACGGCAGAAGCGCAGAAGGGGTGTATCATGGAGGCTATCAAATCGGGTGTTGACAATTATATAGTCAAGCCATTTACTCCTGATAAACTCCAGGCTGCGATCGAAAAGGCAAAGGCAAGAATTGGAAAATGA
- a CDS encoding cache domain-containing protein → MKKILVVIVMCMFLMGVVGEVIAAGTAADAEAMVKKAVEYIKANGKDKAYGEFTKNQTGMFKKDDLYIFVLDDKYNMLAHGGNDKMVGKNFKDLKDSDGSFFLKGMVDKGMADGKAWYDYKWTNPVTKKVEPKSSYVVKVDNTVVGCGFYKK, encoded by the coding sequence ATGAAAAAGATATTGGTAGTAATCGTTATGTGCATGTTTTTAATGGGTGTAGTCGGTGAGGTTATTGCAGCAGGTACAGCAGCAGACGCTGAGGCAATGGTCAAAAAAGCGGTAGAATATATCAAAGCGAACGGCAAGGATAAGGCATATGGTGAGTTTACAAAAAATCAGACAGGCATGTTCAAAAAAGACGATCTGTATATTTTTGTCCTCGATGATAAATACAATATGCTTGCTCATGGCGGGAACGATAAGATGGTTGGCAAGAACTTCAAAGACCTTAAGGACAGTGACGGAAGTTTTTTTCTAAAAGGCATGGTCGATAAAGGAATGGCGGACGGGAAGGCGTGGTACGATTATAAGTGGACAAACCCCGTAACCAAGAAGGTTGAACCAAAATCATCGTATGTTGTGAAAGTTGACAACACGGTGGTAGGCTGCGGTTTTTACAAAAAATAG
- a CDS encoding cache domain-containing protein, producing MKKMLVAIVMCMFLMGVVGEVIAAGTAAEAEAMVKKGAAYIKANGKDKALKEFTDGTQFKKDDLYIFVLDPKGLTLAHGGNPKLVGKDMSGLKDATDKFFIKDIVEGAKAKGSGWVDYKWTNPVTKKIEDKSTYYMMSDNMVLGCGIYKK from the coding sequence ATGAAAAAGATGTTGGTAGCAATCGTTATGTGCATGTTTTTAATGGGTGTAGTCGGTGAGGTTATTGCAGCAGGTACAGCAGCAGAAGCAGAGGCAATGGTCAAAAAAGGGGCAGCATATATCAAGGCAAACGGCAAGGACAAGGCATTAAAAGAATTTACTGATGGTACCCAGTTCAAAAAAGATGACCTCTACATTTTTGTTCTTGATCCAAAAGGTTTAACCCTTGCCCATGGCGGCAACCCCAAACTCGTTGGCAAAGACATGTCTGGGCTTAAAGATGCAACTGACAAATTTTTTATCAAAGACATCGTTGAAGGTGCAAAAGCAAAAGGGAGCGGCTGGGTAGATTATAAATGGACTAATCCTGTAACAAAAAAGATCGAAGATAAGTCCACATACTATATGATGTCTGACAATATGGTTCTTGGTTGCGGAATATACAAAAAATAG